One Notolabrus celidotus isolate fNotCel1 chromosome 18, fNotCel1.pri, whole genome shotgun sequence DNA window includes the following coding sequences:
- the zgc:56095 gene encoding ferritin, lower subunit, producing MQSVIKQNLHSETEGDINKLINLKLNASYTYLSLGMYFDRDDVALPNFSSFFLERSVKEREQAEKLLEYQNMRGGRILLQNIAKPSREDWRGGLDAMTFSLDYQKSLNTCVLDVHRKAGSHTDPHLCDFLEQHFLIDSHETIKKLGDYIGSLTRLTSSETQGPMGEYLFDKHTL from the exons ATGCAGTCTGTGATCAAACAAAACCTCCATTCGGAGACTGAAGGAGACATCAACAAGCTCATCAACCTGAAGCTCAATGCATCCTACACCTACCTTTCTCTG GGGATGTATTTTGACAGGGATGATGTGGCCCTTCCAAATTTCTCCAGCTTTTTCTTGGAGCGCTCGGTGAAAGAGAGGGAACAAGCTGAGAAGCTGCTGGAATATCAAaacatgagaggaggaagaattcTGCTTCAGAATATCGCT AAACCAAGTAGGGAGGATTGGAGAGGTGGTCTGGATGCTATGACTTTTTCCCTGGACTACCAGAAGTCCTTGAATACATGTGTCCTCGATGTGCACCGCAAAGCTGGCAGCCACACCGACCCTCAT CTCTGTGACTTCCTGGAACAGCACTTCCTCATCGACAGCCATGAGACCATCAAAAAGCTGGGTGACTACATTGGCAGTCTCACCCGTCTCACCTCATCTGAGACTCAGGGTCCCATGGGAGAATACCTGTTTGATAAACACACTCTGTAA
- the syt5b gene encoding synaptotagmin Vb produces MCVNSTIFYVAVPMWAVAAIVVVVLVLVACFIFCVFKKCFGKKKKPKKVRERKTGRRKKEKEGDGEAGEKGEVKKQGEEEEKEQEKLGKLEFSLDYNFTDAQLIVGILQAQDLAAMDMGGTSDPYVKVFLLPDKKKKYETKVQRKNLCPVFNETFIFKIPYAELGGKTLVLQVFDFDRFSKHDQIGEIKIPMNSVDLGQPMQQWRDLESGEKEEQEKLGDICISLRYVPTAGKLTVNIMEAKNLKKMDVGGLSDPYVKIVLQQNGKRIKKKKTTVKKNTLNPYFNESFSFDVPFEQIQKVQVVLTVFDYDKLGSNDPIGKTFMGYGATGVGLRHWSDMLANPRRPVAQWHTLLPEEEVDAAVKAKPR; encoded by the exons ATGTGTGTGAATTCAACTATTTTTTATGTTGCAGTTCCTATGTGGGCAGTGGCTGCCATTGTTGTGGTAGTCCTGGTTTTGGTGGCATGCTTCATCTTCTGTGTTTTCAAAAAATGctttggaaaaaagaaaaagcccaaaaaagtgagagagaggaagacaggtCGCcgcaaaaaggaaaaggaaggtGATGGAGAGGCAGGAGAGAAG GGTGAAGTGAAGAagcagggggaggaagaggagaaagagcagGAAAAGCTGGGTAAGCTGGAATTCTCATTGGACTACAACTTCACCGACGCCCAG CTTATAGTGGGCATCCTTCAGGCTCAGGACCTTGCCGCTATGGACATGGGGGGGACTTCTGACCCCTATGtcaaagtgtttttgttaccagacaaaaagaaaaagtacgAGACCAAAGTTCAACGCAAGAATTTATGCCCTGTTTTCAACGAGACTTTCATCTTTAAG ATTCCATATGCGGAGTTAGGAGGAAAGACTTTGGTGCTGCAAGTCTTTGACTTTGATCGTTTCTCCAAACATGATCAAATTGGTGAGATAAAGATCCCCATGAACAGTGTTGATTTGGGGCAGCCAATGCAACAATGGAGGGACTTGGAGagtggagagaaggaggag CAAGAAAAACTGGGTGACATTTGCATTTCTTTACGGTATGTACCCACTGCTGGAAAACTGACAGTGAACATTATGGAGGCAAAGAATTTGAAGAAAATGGACGTTGGAGGCTTATCTG ATCCATATGTGAAGATTGTTCTGCAACAAAATGGGAAACgcataaagaagaaaaagacaacaGTAAAGAAGAACACTCTCAATCCTTACTTCAATGAGAGTTTCAGCTTCGATGTCCCCTTTGAGCAGATTCAG AAAGTGCAGGTCGTCCTCACAGTGTTTGACTATGACAAACTTGGAAGCAATGACCCCATTGGTAAAACCTTCATGGGTTATGGAGCTACAGGAGTGGGGCTACGACACTGGTCGGATATGCTTGCCAATCCCAGACGTCCAGTAGCCCAGTGGCACACTCTCCTGCCCGAGGAAGAGGTCGATGCCGCAGTCAAAGCAAAACCACGCTAG
- the LOC117829960 gene encoding dynein assembly factor 3, axonemal-like yields MRMSAGRASEGAGCISWWGFSPARDLQKTGPVRLEGESNVLLVGSSDPRHILKTIAGLQDKESLHVWLIENSMEVAARQLLLLYLALISPESMRHNEKTEIFLELFGNIEIRSQTRETLKHVASQLSLYVTETLEKAAHPCLNTTLLKFKERDELARILKSWTQPQSSTPILISKAWDYRVRQHLGTRYDSKKGCFDWDLSMKLHEKRCGVINKQQYMQWRERGLAFEMREGVYQITNPSLVSSRVFKKKGDKAAVSGYWGDIVSGPYLSFGIETDDKDLLKTQNGQHTKTAQDISFANVNALFQSLSSRRGCPTSSHSDAEAEEPHTLNSRKSVTINDLMHLNGISVTFLPMDSLQKLPQKKKYSHLFNTFYFSTSCVHQLVPTLRQIAAPDAVLVVELAKYILDLDKEQEAGFAETVASIALKAEFDPWQEGKSEDVHAVFVPQRK; encoded by the exons ATGAG GATGAGCGCTGGACGAGCGTCCGAGGGCGCAGGCTGCATCAGCTGGTGGGGCTTCAGTCCTGCGCGCGACCTGCAGAAAACTG GTCCTGTGAGACTTGAAGGAGAGTCCAATGTTTTACTTGTTGGAAGCAGCGACCCTCGACATATTTTGAAAACCATTGCTGGTTTGCAGGACAAGGAAAGCCTTCAT GTGTGGCTGATAGAAAACAGCATGGAGGTGGCGGCCAGACAGCTACTGCTCCTTTATCTGGCCCTGATTTCCCCAGAAAGCATGAGACATAATG agaagacagagaTTTTTCTGGAACTGTTTGGGAATATTGAGATCCGTAGTCAGACAAGAGAGACTCTAAAGCATGTTGCATCACAGCTCTCTCTTTATGTCACTGAGACATTGGAGAAAGCAGCACACCCATGTCTGAACACAACTCTTCTTAAG tttaaagagagagatgagctTGCCAGAATATTGAAGTCATGGACCCAGCCTCAGTCTTCTACTCCCATCTTGATATCTAAAGCCTGGGATTATCGAGTCAGGCAGCACCTTGGGACACGCTACGACTCCAAGAAAGGCTGCTTCGACTGGGACCTTTCAATGAAACTGCATGAGAAAAGG TGTGGCGTcatcaacaaacaacaatacatGCAATGGAGGGAGCGAGGTTTAGCATTTGAAATGAGGGAAGGCGTCTACCAAATAACCAACCCTAGTTTGGTGTCCTCAAGAGTGTTCAAGAAG AAAGGGGACAAAGCAGCTGTCAGCGGTTATTGGGGAGACATTGTTTCTGGTCCTTACCTCTCCTTTGGCATTGAAACTGATGACAAAGACCTGCTGAAGACACAGAATGGGCAACACACTAAG ACAGCTCAGGATATCTCCTTTGCAAATGTTAATGCATTGTTCCAGTCACTGTCCAGCAGACGGGGCTGCCCCACTTCTTCTCATTCTGATGCAGAGGCAGAGGAGCCGCACACACTGAACAGCAGAAAATCTGTCACCATTAATG ACTTAATGCATCTGAATGGGATCTCTGTTACTTTCCTGCCAATGGACTCACTTCAAAAACTgccccaaaaaaaaaagtattcccACCTCTTCAACACCTTCTACTTCTCTACCAG CTGTGTGCACCAGTTGGTCCCAACACTGAGACAGATTGCAGCACCAGACGCTGTGCTGGTCGTGGAGTTGGCCAA GTACATTCTGGACCTTGATAAAGAGCAGGAGGCGGGCTTTGCAGAGACAGTAGCCAGCATCGCTCTCAAGGCCGAATTTGATCCTTGGCAGGAGGGAAAGAGTGAAGACGTCCATGCTGTTTTTGTACCACAGAGGAAGTGA
- the LOC117829963 gene encoding troponin T, slow skeletal muscle-like isoform X2, producing the protein MEKDLLELQTLIDVHFEQRKKEEDELIGLKDRIENRRAERAEQQRVRAEKERDRQTRIAEERQRKEDEEAKKRAEDEAKKKKVLSNMGAHFGGFLAKVEQRRGKKQTAREIKKKTLAERRKPLAIENLREDGLKERAKEMWESIYLLESEKFELTEKMRRQKYEINVLLNRIQHAQKFKKVHGKGMVGGRWK; encoded by the exons ATGGAGAAAGATCTTCTGGAGCTGCAGACTCTGATTGATGTGCACTTtgagcagaggaagaaagaggaagatgagcTGATTGGACTCAAAGATAGGATT GAGAACCGCCGGGCAGAACGCGCCGAGCAGCAGCGTgtgagggctgaaaaagagcGGGACAGACAGACACGTATTGCT gaggagagacagaggaaagaagACGAGGAGGCCAAGAAGAGGGCCGAAGATGAggccaagaagaagaaagtgctCTCCAACATGGGGGCTCACTTTGGAGGGTTCCTGGCAAAG GTTGAGCAGCGGCGAGGCAAAAAGCAAACCGCGAGGGAAATCAAGAAGAAGACTTTGGCAGAGAGACGCAAGCCGCTGGCTATTGAGAACCTGCGAGAGGACGGCTTGAA aGAGAGAGCCAAGGAGATGTGGGAATCGATCTACCTGCTTGAGTCAGAGAAATTCGAGCTAACCGAGAAAATGAGGAGGCAGAAGTATGAG ATCAATGTCCTACTGAACAGAATCCAACACGCTCAGAAATT CAAAAAGGTCCACGGTAAAGGGATGGTTGGAGGCCGCTGGAAGTGA
- the LOC117829963 gene encoding troponin T, slow skeletal muscle-like isoform X1 produces the protein MRSREKEDIHRKRMEKDLLELQTLIDVHFEQRKKEEDELIGLKDRIENRRAERAEQQRVRAEKERDRQTRIAEERQRKEDEEAKKRAEDEAKKKKVLSNMGAHFGGFLAKVEQRRGKKQTAREIKKKTLAERRKPLAIENLREDGLKERAKEMWESIYLLESEKFELTEKMRRQKYEINVLLNRIQHAQKFKKVHGKGMVGGRWK, from the exons atgaggagcagGGAGAAGGAG GATATTCACAGAAAAAGGATGGAGAAAGATCTTCTGGAGCTGCAGACTCTGATTGATGTGCACTTtgagcagaggaagaaagaggaagatgagcTGATTGGACTCAAAGATAGGATT GAGAACCGCCGGGCAGAACGCGCCGAGCAGCAGCGTgtgagggctgaaaaagagcGGGACAGACAGACACGTATTGCT gaggagagacagaggaaagaagACGAGGAGGCCAAGAAGAGGGCCGAAGATGAggccaagaagaagaaagtgctCTCCAACATGGGGGCTCACTTTGGAGGGTTCCTGGCAAAG GTTGAGCAGCGGCGAGGCAAAAAGCAAACCGCGAGGGAAATCAAGAAGAAGACTTTGGCAGAGAGACGCAAGCCGCTGGCTATTGAGAACCTGCGAGAGGACGGCTTGAA aGAGAGAGCCAAGGAGATGTGGGAATCGATCTACCTGCTTGAGTCAGAGAAATTCGAGCTAACCGAGAAAATGAGGAGGCAGAAGTATGAG ATCAATGTCCTACTGAACAGAATCCAACACGCTCAGAAATT CAAAAAGGTCCACGGTAAAGGGATGGTTGGAGGCCGCTGGAAGTGA